In one Mucilaginibacter sp. PAMB04168 genomic region, the following are encoded:
- a CDS encoding quinone oxidoreductase codes for MKTDNETGVVLIDRQGAPSVLTYTTTNVSEPKGNELLIEHKAISLNFVDVLFRNGSFPLNTFPATIGVEAAGVVKTIGDNVTNFTVGDRIAYFFSLGAYAERRLISANDLIKLPEDVSFDQAASILAKGLTARMLIKQAYLVKSGDVILVHAAAGGVGSLVSRWAKALGATVIGTVGHTSKKAVAISQGIDYVVALDTEDLESIVRSVTHNQGVQAVYDGVGKATFGRSVKLTKRGGSIILYGTASGEPEINTLDLKAREVNLTRPSLGDYLPNKNSVELATSELFQALRNGVLGEIKPTIYPLAQAAQAHQDLELGQTTGSIIFHV; via the coding sequence ATGAAAACAGACAACGAAACCGGTGTAGTGCTGATAGACAGACAGGGAGCACCTTCAGTGCTAACCTATACTACAACAAATGTGAGTGAGCCAAAAGGCAATGAATTATTAATTGAACATAAAGCCATATCATTAAATTTTGTCGACGTTTTGTTCCGAAACGGAAGCTTTCCGCTAAATACTTTTCCAGCTACGATTGGCGTGGAAGCAGCCGGCGTAGTAAAAACGATAGGTGACAACGTAACTAACTTTACAGTAGGTGACCGAATCGCTTATTTCTTTTCACTGGGTGCTTATGCCGAGCGCCGGCTAATCAGCGCAAATGACCTGATTAAGCTTCCTGAAGACGTTTCCTTTGACCAGGCGGCATCTATCTTGGCAAAAGGATTAACTGCCAGGATGCTTATTAAGCAAGCTTACCTGGTTAAAAGCGGCGATGTTATTCTGGTTCACGCAGCGGCGGGCGGTGTGGGCTCGCTGGTTAGCCGCTGGGCAAAGGCATTGGGAGCCACGGTTATTGGTACAGTAGGTCACACATCCAAAAAAGCAGTGGCAATAAGTCAGGGCATTGATTATGTTGTTGCACTGGATACCGAAGATCTTGAAAGCATCGTAAGGTCGGTAACGCATAACCAGGGGGTGCAGGCCGTTTATGATGGTGTAGGCAAAGCTACCTTCGGCCGGTCTGTGAAACTAACTAAACGCGGCGGTTCCATAATTTTGTACGGAACTGCATCCGGTGAGCCGGAAATAAATACACTTGATCTTAAAGCCAGGGAAGTTAACCTTACTCGTCCATCATTAGGTGATTACCTGCCCAATAAAAATAGTGTAGAACTGGCAACAAGTGAATTATTCCAAGCCTTGCGCAACGGCGTGCTTGGAGAAATAAAGCCAACGATTTATCCATTAGCCCAGGCAGCTCAAGCACATCAGGATCTCGAATTAGGCCAAACAACCGGTTCTATTATCTTCCACGTTTAA
- a CDS encoding sialate O-acetylesterase produces MKSLSVFSLLMLTALCCRGRIILPALVNSNMVLQQKATVKLWGKSTRKGSVQVITSWTNRQYKTIISKDSTWHINIATPAAGGPYNISLNDGEKLTLDNVLIGEVWFCSGQSNMEMPVRGWKNQPVKNSAELLLNAHNPNMRLFTVARNPSLTPLNNCEGEWKQADTESVGSFSAVAYQFGLMLQQRLKVPVGLIFSSWGGTKIETWMDKASIIQHPEIELPAQLPPPTVDRQPPTALYNGMVHPVTSYAIKGFIWYQGEANKDAPDLYKSLFPQMVAAWRKQWGGGELPFYYVQIAPYHYGRDSTNKGPQRLREVQLNAMKVIPNSGMAVTMDIGAERFIHPPDKITVGKRLAFWALANTYHFKTLPFSGPVYRSKESKNGRLQLYFDYAPLGLTSYEKELINFRIAGNDNIFYPAKAKITNEGIEVWNERVKEPLNVRYAFDEWVVGELYNIEGFPASSFRTDSLMNLSTP; encoded by the coding sequence ATGAAAAGTTTATCAGTCTTTTCGTTGTTAATGCTTACCGCCTTGTGTTGTCGTGGGCGCATTATATTGCCTGCACTGGTAAATTCTAACATGGTGTTGCAACAAAAGGCTACTGTTAAGCTTTGGGGTAAAAGTACACGAAAGGGAAGTGTGCAGGTCATCACTTCGTGGACCAACAGGCAGTATAAAACCATTATAAGCAAGGATAGTACCTGGCATATTAACATTGCCACGCCCGCTGCCGGAGGGCCATACAACATAAGCCTGAACGATGGGGAAAAGCTTACGCTCGATAATGTATTGATTGGAGAGGTATGGTTTTGCTCGGGGCAATCCAATATGGAAATGCCTGTGCGGGGGTGGAAAAATCAGCCGGTTAAGAACTCGGCAGAGCTATTACTTAATGCCCACAACCCTAACATGCGGTTATTTACCGTAGCCCGAAATCCATCCTTAACGCCATTAAACAATTGCGAAGGTGAATGGAAACAGGCGGATACTGAAAGTGTAGGCAGTTTTAGCGCCGTGGCTTACCAGTTTGGGTTGATGCTGCAGCAACGCCTTAAAGTACCAGTAGGGTTAATTTTTTCATCATGGGGTGGCACTAAGATTGAAACCTGGATGGATAAAGCATCCATCATCCAGCACCCGGAGATTGAACTGCCGGCGCAACTTCCTCCCCCAACAGTAGACCGCCAGCCACCTACGGCATTGTACAACGGCATGGTGCACCCCGTAACCAGCTATGCCATCAAAGGGTTTATTTGGTACCAGGGCGAGGCCAATAAAGATGCGCCAGACCTTTATAAAAGCCTTTTTCCGCAGATGGTAGCCGCGTGGCGCAAGCAGTGGGGCGGCGGCGAATTACCGTTTTATTATGTGCAAATAGCACCTTATCATTATGGACGGGATAGTACCAATAAAGGTCCGCAACGCCTGCGCGAAGTACAGTTAAATGCCATGAAAGTGATCCCCAACAGTGGCATGGCAGTAACCATGGATATAGGTGCAGAGCGCTTTATACACCCGCCCGATAAGATAACAGTAGGCAAGCGTTTGGCATTTTGGGCACTGGCTAACACCTATCATTTCAAAACGCTGCCCTTTTCGGGTCCGGTGTACCGGTCGAAAGAGAGTAAGAACGGACGCTTGCAGTTATATTTTGATTACGCACCGTTAGGGCTTACCTCGTACGAAAAGGAGTTAATCAACTTTCGTATAGCTGGCAATGACAATATTTTTTACCCCGCTAAGGCAAAGATCACAAATGAAGGCATAGAAGTTTGGAACGAAAGAGTTAAAGAGCCGCTTAATGTACGTTATGCTTTTGACGAATGGGTAGTTGGTGAACTGTATAACATTGAAGGCTTTCCTGCGTCCTCTTTCAGAACTGATAGTTTGATGAATCTAAGTACGCCTTGA
- a CDS encoding SDR family oxidoreductase, whose product MSKLANKLALVTGGSRGIGAAIVKQLAAQGANVVFTYVNSAEKAAILVKEIESFGVKALAVKADTGNPDEINKAVQAAAEIGQIDILVNSAGLFVTGAVDDPTVDMQALDQQWKVNVLGVAHTVRAVLPFMASGGRIITIGSTGAGRSPYPGVGDYSATKAALAAYTRSWARDLGPRNITVNVIQPGLINTDMNPADGPFSAHMLQAVALQRYGEPKDIGNAAAFLASDDAQYITGVTLNVDGGQSA is encoded by the coding sequence ATGTCAAAATTAGCCAATAAACTAGCCCTCGTTACCGGTGGTAGCCGCGGCATAGGTGCAGCCATTGTAAAACAATTAGCCGCACAAGGTGCCAACGTTGTGTTTACTTACGTAAACTCTGCAGAAAAAGCAGCAATACTGGTAAAAGAAATAGAAAGCTTTGGGGTTAAGGCCCTAGCGGTAAAGGCCGATACCGGCAACCCGGATGAGATTAACAAGGCTGTTCAGGCGGCAGCAGAAATCGGACAGATAGATATCCTGGTAAACAGCGCCGGCCTTTTTGTGACTGGTGCAGTTGATGACCCTACTGTTGATATGCAGGCGCTTGATCAGCAATGGAAGGTTAATGTGTTGGGCGTAGCCCATACAGTCAGGGCGGTCTTGCCTTTCATGGCTAGCGGCGGAAGAATTATAACCATTGGCTCAACAGGCGCCGGCCGCTCACCCTATCCCGGAGTTGGAGACTACTCAGCCACCAAAGCAGCGCTTGCGGCTTATACACGCAGCTGGGCCCGTGACTTAGGTCCTCGAAACATTACTGTTAACGTTATTCAGCCAGGACTTATCAATACGGACATGAATCCGGCAGACGGCCCTTTTAGTGCACACATGTTGCAAGCTGTTGCGCTGCAACGATATGGCGAACCCAAAGATATCGGAAATGCTGCAGCCTTTTTGGCCAGCGATGATGCCCAGTACATTACTGGCGTAACGTTGAATGTTGATGGCGGACAAAGTGCCTGA